In Mycetocola zhujimingii, one DNA window encodes the following:
- a CDS encoding methyltransferase translates to MPERTNDPMTGDAVEPPPLRWLDHGIEHSALWRSESGWPAPASVVTGDDSMTAETALRLASTGTAILWTGDFHNAKQLLAAMGKRLGTPVPPRNDDITAAFQRSRVDALRRSTLLGMLLVPVSADGTIPLRRSPDIRQAIAHAWGPAIEASVVSLRELLGVIGAEEWRTRGIDVPALGAKIHPHYGVFSPVRGEYLDLVANAPLPPNASTAFDIGTGTGVLAALLAHRGIRHIVATDQDPRALACATENLDRLGFGPAVTVEKTDLFPDGRADIVVCNPPWIPATPKVATDYAVYDEGGRMLAGFLSGLAEHLTPDGEGWLVISDIAERLGLRSRGDLLDAIEDAGLAVIARMDTRPTHSRATDRTDPLNAARAAEVTSLWRLRADRP, encoded by the coding sequence ATGCCCGAACGGACGAACGACCCAATGACCGGTGACGCCGTCGAACCCCCACCTCTCAGGTGGCTCGACCACGGCATCGAACACTCAGCTCTGTGGCGCTCCGAGAGCGGCTGGCCAGCACCGGCATCCGTCGTGACCGGAGACGACTCGATGACGGCCGAGACCGCCCTGCGGCTCGCATCCACCGGCACGGCCATCCTCTGGACCGGCGATTTCCACAACGCCAAACAGTTGCTCGCCGCAATGGGCAAGCGCCTGGGCACACCAGTCCCACCCAGGAACGACGACATCACCGCCGCCTTCCAGCGCTCGCGCGTCGACGCACTGCGGCGTTCGACGCTGCTCGGGATGCTGCTCGTTCCGGTGTCAGCGGACGGCACGATTCCGCTGCGCCGCTCCCCCGACATCCGCCAGGCCATCGCTCACGCCTGGGGTCCCGCCATCGAGGCATCCGTCGTCTCCCTCCGTGAACTGCTCGGCGTCATCGGCGCCGAGGAATGGCGCACCCGGGGCATCGACGTTCCAGCGCTCGGCGCGAAGATCCACCCGCACTACGGGGTCTTCTCCCCCGTGCGCGGTGAGTACCTCGACCTGGTGGCGAACGCGCCCCTCCCGCCGAACGCGTCGACAGCTTTCGATATCGGAACAGGCACCGGCGTACTCGCGGCGCTGCTCGCGCACCGAGGCATCCGTCACATCGTCGCCACCGACCAGGACCCGCGGGCTCTTGCCTGCGCGACAGAGAACCTCGACCGGCTTGGCTTCGGACCCGCCGTCACCGTCGAGAAGACCGATCTCTTTCCCGACGGCCGCGCCGACATCGTCGTCTGTAACCCACCGTGGATCCCGGCCACCCCGAAGGTTGCAACGGACTATGCCGTCTACGACGAGGGCGGGCGGATGCTGGCGGGCTTCCTTTCCGGTCTTGCCGAGCACCTGACCCCGGATGGCGAGGGCTGGCTCGTGATTTCGGATATCGCCGAACGCCTCGGCCTGCGTTCGCGCGGAGACCTGCTCGATGCCATCGAGGACGCCGGCCTCGCCGTGATTGCCCGGATGGACACCCGTCCGACACACTCACGCGCAACCGACAGGACTGACCCGCTCAACGCCGCGCGTGCCGCCGAGGTCACGTCGCTCTGGCGCCTCAGGGCGGATCGACCCTAG
- a CDS encoding DNA polymerase Y family protein: MTAAPIRTILLWCPDWPTNAAAIEHGFGADVPLALIDRGEVFACSAAARSEGVRRGLRVREAQSRSTGLIALPYDPVLDHRAFEPVIAAVEQIVPGVQLSRPGTCVMRARGPSRYYGGERQAAQALLDTLNAVGVRDARVGIADGPFAAGQAAKLPSSRETDAIRIVPAGRSPEFLAAFGVDILERPELAVLLQRLGIRTLGDFAALDAMQVRDRFGPDGILAHRLASGFDPSDVDARVPPADHSSVVEFEPPLDRVDQVAFAFRAAAEEFVSRLQVSSLVATAIRIEVRTEGGDVRSRTWLHPRWFTAGDVLDRVRWQLQGAGMADSGLSSAISSLRVEAESVDPAGNHEAGLYGGATDERIHSGLSRVQGMVGHAGVLTARIAGGRQPSDRRVLVPWGDLPPGGEASVRASQELPWPGKLPGPPPATVFPERQRVVVQAADGHDIGVDERGELSAVPVGFAPHGQAAVAVSAWTGPWPVAERWWDGGGTRLNRFQLVDDTGAAWLLVLDDSGWWAEARYD; this comes from the coding sequence ATGACCGCGGCTCCCATCCGCACCATCCTGCTGTGGTGCCCTGACTGGCCGACAAACGCGGCAGCTATCGAACATGGGTTCGGTGCAGATGTTCCGCTCGCCCTGATCGATCGTGGCGAAGTTTTCGCCTGCTCGGCAGCGGCTCGCAGCGAAGGGGTCCGTCGCGGCCTGCGGGTGCGCGAAGCGCAGTCGCGGAGCACGGGGCTGATCGCGCTGCCGTACGATCCCGTGCTCGATCACCGGGCGTTCGAGCCGGTCATTGCCGCCGTCGAACAGATCGTGCCAGGGGTCCAGCTCTCCCGCCCCGGTACCTGCGTCATGCGTGCACGCGGGCCGAGTCGCTACTACGGCGGCGAACGACAGGCGGCACAGGCGTTGCTCGATACCCTCAACGCCGTCGGAGTGCGTGACGCGCGGGTCGGCATCGCCGACGGGCCCTTCGCCGCGGGGCAGGCAGCGAAGCTCCCATCATCGAGAGAAACGGATGCCATCCGCATAGTTCCCGCTGGGCGCTCACCCGAGTTCCTTGCCGCGTTCGGTGTCGACATTCTCGAACGACCTGAGCTTGCCGTCCTGCTCCAGCGGCTGGGCATTCGGACGCTCGGTGACTTCGCCGCCCTCGACGCCATGCAGGTGCGTGACCGCTTCGGTCCAGACGGGATTCTTGCCCACCGGCTCGCGTCAGGTTTCGACCCGAGCGACGTCGACGCCAGGGTGCCACCGGCCGATCACTCGAGCGTCGTCGAATTCGAGCCGCCGCTTGACCGGGTCGACCAGGTCGCCTTCGCTTTTCGTGCGGCAGCTGAAGAGTTTGTGTCACGACTGCAGGTGTCCTCGCTCGTGGCAACGGCCATCCGTATCGAGGTGCGCACCGAGGGCGGCGACGTGCGTTCGCGTACCTGGTTGCACCCTCGATGGTTCACCGCCGGTGATGTGCTCGACCGCGTCCGCTGGCAGTTGCAGGGTGCGGGGATGGCCGACAGCGGGCTGAGCAGCGCTATCTCATCGCTCCGGGTCGAAGCGGAGAGTGTCGATCCGGCCGGCAACCACGAAGCCGGCCTGTACGGCGGCGCTACAGATGAACGCATCCACTCGGGGCTGTCCCGTGTGCAGGGCATGGTCGGGCACGCCGGTGTGCTCACCGCTCGAATTGCCGGTGGTCGCCAGCCCTCCGATCGCCGGGTCCTCGTTCCGTGGGGTGACCTTCCACCAGGGGGAGAAGCATCGGTCCGGGCGTCGCAGGAGCTGCCGTGGCCTGGCAAGCTGCCAGGCCCGCCGCCCGCCACAGTATTTCCGGAACGGCAGCGGGTTGTCGTGCAGGCCGCAGATGGGCACGACATCGGTGTCGATGAGCGTGGTGAATTGTCTGCCGTCCCCGTCGGCTTTGCTCCGCACGGACAGGCCGCGGTCGCTGTCAGTGCGTGGACGGGCCCGTGGCCGGTCGCTGAACGCTGGTGGGACGGTGGCGGAACCCGGCTGAACCGCTTCCAGCTCGTCGATGACACCGGGGCGGCGTGGCTGCTCGTGCTCGACGACTCCGGCTGGTGGGCGGAGGCCCGCTATGACTGA